The Candidatus Roseilinea sp. sequence CCACCGGCAAGATGTTGAGCACCTGGCCAACTCGCAACATGTCCGGGTTATCCTCGATCTCCCGGTTCGACCACACAATCGTGGTAGGCAATAGGCCAAAGCGCTGAGCGATGGTCTCGACGTTGTCACCCGGCTTGACCGTGTAGGTGATGATGCCGGTCCGCGACTCGGCCGGCTTAGCGGCTACGAACACCAGGTTACGCACGATGAGCGACGAATCCTGATTCGCCGCGCCGACGGCCGGGAGTGGGCTGAACGGTGCAGCAAGAATGCCGCCCCCGGTGAGGATGGTTGGCGAACGGACACTGCCCTGAGCCGCGCCGGACGGCGTGGGCACGGCGATCGCCGCTGCGCCGCTCCTGCCGGCGGCTCCTGCACCTAGGCCAGCCAGCATCACAGCCAAGACCAGCACGAAGACGATCGCGCTGTGCGCCGTGAAACGCCCAACGACGATGAGGGCGCGCCAGCGCGCTTCTTCCGAGCGCAACAGCGCCCGCGAGGTCGCCACCGTCCTGGTCGCGCGCTGGCGCGCCAGCCGCACTAAGCGCTGCGTCTGCGCGATGAACCGCCGGCGCCCAACAACTTTGTTATTCCGTTCCGAGTCCATATCACGAGGCACGGATCACCCTCTGAAACGCCGGCGCCGAGTCATCGGCGCACCCGCTACCCGAAGGGTGACGCGACAAGCTTTCATTCTACCGTCACGGCAACAGAGACCACGGGTTGACTGCACGGCCACCGTAGCGAATCTCGTAGTGCAGATGCGGGCCGGTCGAGCGGCCAACCGATCCGATCGCCGCGATGACGGCGCCGCGTTGCACCTGCTGGCCGCACCGCACATAGAGCTGGCTGGCGTGGGCGTAGAGGGTTTGATAGCCATTGCCGTGATCGAGCACGACGTACTGGCCATAGCCCACCGGCCGGCCGGCCGCGTTCAACGAGTAGCCGGCGTAGATCACCGTGCCGGCATCCGAAGCATAGATCGGTTCACCCAGGCGGCCGGCGATGTCCAGGCCCGGATGTACGTTGCTGAAGTTATAGCCCGACAGATAGCGCCGGTTGGCCGGCCACACGAACGCCCCTGTGCCCAACGGCGGGATGGCGACTTCGCCGCACACGCCCACGCGATAGACGCGCACGCCGGCCGTCGTACGCCTCACCTCGACCGGTTTCGGCACTTGCCAAATCACCATCTCGCGCTCGCCCCCCGGCACATAGATGATCTGGCCGATGCGCAGTGGCTGGTTGATGTCGCGCAGGCCGTTGATCGGCTCGTTCACAATACGCTCCGGCGGCACGCGAAAGCGACGCGCTAAACCGTCAATCGTGTCGCCTTCCTCGACGTCCACGATCAACCCGTTCTCCGGTGGGATGATGAGCTGCTGGCCGATGCTGAGCAAGTCCGGGTTGTCCTTCAGCGTCTTGTAGTTCGACCACAAAATGGTCTCCGGCGTCAGGCCGAACTTGAGCGCGATGCCGAAGAGGGTATCGCCCGCCACCACGGAATAGGTGTTGAGTTGGCGGGGCCGTTTGCTCGCCGACCCGGCGAACGCGCTCGAATCGCTGCCGGGCAGCACGAAGTCGCGCCGGATCAGGTCAGGATTGGCCTCCGGCAGTCCGCCGATGACGACCGGTTCTATGGTCGCGCGAATGCTCCGGTTGATTTCTCGCACGCCGGGCAAGGAGAAAGGTGAACGGGAACCCTCCGGCTCCGAATCGGCGGGGACGCTCAGCCGCGCGCCGGCCAACAGACCGGCGCCCACTAGGATGGTGAGGACGAAGAAATGAGCCAGATAACGCGACCAGCCAAGGGCAGCATGCTGAGGCCTACGAGGTTGCAACTTCGGCAGTGAGCGATGAGCCTGGGATGGCAGTTCATAACGACTGCGCCGTTTCATCCATCGGCATTATAGCGATGGGCGCACAAAACGGTCTAAACAATACGGTTTGCTCGGCGGACGGGAGCTACGCCTTCGCCTGCCCGACAAGCGCTTTCGGATACGCGCTGAGCGCGACTTAAGCCCAACACGACGGCCTAAAGTCGTCAGGACGGCCAGGATCGAGCCGCTGCTTGCGTGAGCCGCCGGGCCAAATCAGGGGTAAAGATAGGGTTGCGCGGGCTGCTGTGTGGGCTCCACACGCTCGGCGACGATGACCGGGATGCGCTCGCCGGCAAATTCACCCATCGTAAACTTGCCGATCACGCGCACCCAGCTATCCACCTGCAGCATCTCAGCCTTGGGGGTTCGCACCAGCAATCCCAGTGCCGTCGCATCGGCCACGCAACAACTGACGGCGAAGCGCGAAACCCAAAACTCGTCTTGCTTGGCGCGCGGATCCTTGTAGACGAAGCCGATCACATCCGCTTCTTTGCCCTCAAAAGCGCTCAGATCGGCAGTGCGCGAGAATTCGCGCAACCAGTCCAGGATGTTCTTCGGACCGGTTGCGGCGCGTTGCGCCTGTGTGACGATCCCGACGCGGTCGGGTGCGGTCAGACCCATTCCTCGGCTTTGGATCGCGCTCGCGCCGAGCGGCCGCGCCGGCGTGAAGAAGCCGAGCAAAGCCGGCAAGACGAGCAACCCCAACGCCAGCCACGACGCGCGATGGGTATTTAGCCGGCGCCGGTTGTGCGCCTGCAGCGGAATCACATCGAACTCGGTCAGTTCGCCCAGCGGCCGATCGAAGCGGCGATGCAGGCCGGCCTTGTAGACCATCGTCATCGCCAATGCCAGGTAGATGATAATGGCCACGAGCGACAACCACGCGAAGCGCTGGTTGATGTAGAAAGCGAGCGTGCCATCGCTGATCTTGGCGTAGAACATCAGCCCAGATGCTGCCAGCACGATCGCCCGGAGAAGATACTCGACCCTCGGATTCATCATCGCTCGGCGCTGTGTTCGGAGATGAACGCAGCGATCGTCTCAAACATCTCCGGCGCATCGGGTTCCAGCGGCAGCGCGTGCCCGCTCTTTTCGCACCACACCACACGCTTGTCCTTCGAGCCGACGCGCGACGCAATGACCTCGGCGCTCGCCGGCGCGATGACGTGGTCTTTGCGCCCCTGAATAAAGAGCGCCGGCGTGGTCACGCGCGGCAATTCGCGCATCACCAGCCGGTTGAGTTCGAGCAGCTCATGAATCGCGCCAACGGGGATGCGCACGCTCTGGACGATCTGCTTTTGCACACGCGGATCATCGAGGTTCAGTTCGTCGCTGTTCAGCCCCAAACGCCGGTGAAGATTGGCCCGGAAGTTCGGATCGTTGAAATTCGCACCCTTCAGCGGGTAGTAATAGGGCACGAAGTAGCGCGCGAAGCGGACGAGGCGGGTGCGCGGGTCGTTCAGCATCATCGGCGCAGCCATGACGATGATGCCGCGCAGGGGCGAGGGGTGGCCGTTACAGGTTGTGCGGTAGCACTCGCTGGCTGCGAGGTGCAATGCGATGAGTCCACCCATCGAAAGGCCGGCGATGAAGATGTGCGGACAACGATCCGCGAGCGCGTTCAACGCATCGCGTGCGCAGGCCACCCAACTCCGCCAGGTTGCGCCTTTGAGTTCATGCGGCATACCCCCATGCTTCGGCAACAACGGTCCTTCAACCGTATAGCCCCGTTCGGCCAGGTACTCACCCAGCGGGCGCATCTCCGCCGGCGAGCCAGTGAATCCGTGCAGACACAAGACGCCCACATCGGAATGCTGACCGCCCACAAACGAGAAGGCGCGCTGTGACTGGCGTACTTCGTCAGGAATTTTCAAATTCATAACGCTTCATCCCCGCACATCCAACAAGGCAGAAATATACATCCTGCGCTGGCCAGAAGGTTAGGGCGCTCTCAGATTACAATCGCGCGCGTTTGCGCCTCCTATCCATGCGTCGCCGTTGGCTAGCCGGCCTGTTGCCGCTCATCCTGATCGTCGTCATCGGGGCGGCGCTGCGCTTCTATCGCGTCGGCGCACTGCCGCCCGGCCTGTATCGTGACGAGGGCTATTACGGCCTGGACGCGCTGCGCGTGCTGAAGGGCGACTTCTCGCTCTACTTCGCTGCAAACAACGGGCGCGAAGGCCTGTTCATGTATGTGCTGGCTGCTGGCATCGCGCACTTCGGGCGCACGCCCGAAGCGCTGCGCGCCGCCTCGGCGTGCGTCGGGACGCTCACCATCGTTGCGATCTACTTCGCCGCGCGCAACATGTTCTCGCCGCGCATCGGCGCGCTGAGCGCTGCAATCCTCGCCTTGACCTTCTGGCATCTGACCATCAGCCGAGTGGCCTTCCGCGCCGTGACCCTACCGCTGGTGTTGTGCGCGATGATGGCGTTTATCTTCGCAGGCCTGCGCACAAATGCCCCGCGCCTGCGCATCCTGTATGCGACGCTGGCCGGCGCAACCTTCGGGCTGACCTTCTACACTTACACCTCAGCGCAGCTCGTACTGCCGCTGGTCGCGCTGTATGGCCTCAGCTTGTGGATGGGCTTTAGGCGCAAGTTGCTCACACATCATGACGAGGCCGCCAGACGGCGCCGACTGGCATCGGCGATCGCCTTCATCGCTGCCGGGTTGGTCGTCGTCGCACCGTTGCTGTTCTGGCTCACCCATCACGCCGACCTGTACTTCGGCCGCGCCGGCCAGGTTGCCATCCTCAATCCCGACATCAACGGCGGCAATCTCGTCGGCGCGCTCATCGCCAACATCGGCAAAACCGCCGGCATGTTCACCTTTCAAGGCGATCGCATCTGGCGACACAACCTCTCGCTGCGACCGGTGTTCGATGGTTGGCTGGCGCCCGCCTTTGTGCTCGGCCTGGCCGTGTGCGGCTGGCGCTGGCGGCAAAGCCGGCAGGCGCGCTTCGGCGCGGATATTTCGGACTCGGCGACCCGCATCGCGCCGCAATTCGTCCTGCTGTGGCTGGCGGTGATGCTCATCCCGACCATCCTGGCCGAAGACGCCCCGCACTTCCTGCGCGCCATCGGCGCGCTGCCGGCGGCGTGTATCATCGCTGCAATCGGGATGGAAGCCGCGCTGGCGTGGCTATCCCGGCGCGGCATATTGGCCGGCCTCACTGCCCTCCTCAGGCGCTCGATCAGCCCGCCCGCGTTCGTCGCGACCTTGCTGCTCGCCGTGAGCGCCCTTGACACAGTGAACGACTATTTCAACGACTACGTCCACCGCGAACTCACGCGCTATTGGCTGGAGGATCACAACGTGCAGCTCGCGCGGCTCATCAACGCCCACGCCACAGGCGATCCCCTGGCCCTACCGCCTACGAACATCTGGCTTGAAGATCGTCTGGCCAACGATAATCCATCGCTGGAATTCCTCGCCGGAGGCCGCTGGAGGACGGTATCGGCTGACGGCAACGGCGAGTGGCTTGCCGAACGCAACCCGCAGTTGCCCGTGTTGCTTTTTGTGGATCCCAACCACAACTGGCGCACGCTGCGGACGACTCTGCCGGCGCCGGCGACGCTCCGCGTGATCGAGGGGCCGCTGGCGCAAGGCGACCGGGACCCGTCGCCACGCCGCGCATTCATCGGCGTGCGCGCCGACCCCGCGCCGGCCGGCGCGGCTCAGAGAAACGAGGCAACAGCGCGTTTTGAGGAAGGCATCACGCTGGAGTCCGCGGCAATTCGAGGCGGGGCGCAGCCCACCCACTTGTATACGGTGACGTTGACCTGGAGCGCAGCAATCCCCATTAGCGAAGACTACGCGATCTTCGTGCACTGGCTACGCGATGGCCGGCCGCAGCCGCTGGTGCAGGCCGATAGCAGCCCGGCGCAGGGCTATTTGCCCATGCCGGTTTGGCGCATCGAGGATCGCATCGTGGACGAACACGCGCTCAGCGTGCCCGGCGGCGCGCAGCCGGGCGATGCGGTCCGCATCGGCATCTACCGCCGCGCAGACAATCGCCGACTCGCCGTGCTTGATGCGCAAGGCAAACCAATCGCAGATTCGATTATCATTCCCGCTCCGCGATAAACGCATATGAGCATCCGAAATGCTGCAGCGCGCGCATCCGTCGCGCTGGCGATGTGTTTCCTCGGCGCCACATCGGCCCATAGCCAAACCGGCCAACTCGCGCTCGCCGAGGGATTTGAGGGAGACTTTCAAAGCGACCCGAGCTGCAAGCAGGGCGTATGCAACGTGCCGGTCGGCTGGGGTGTGTGGTTCATCCCGCGCAGCGAAAACGATCCGCCCGGCGTAAACTTCCAACCGCAGGCCGATCGCGCGACGACGCGCACGCGCGGCGGCGCGGCGGCACAACGCCTGTGGGTAAACAATGCGACCTTCACCGGCGGCATCTATCGCGTCGTCAACGGCGTACAGGTGGGCGCGCGGCTGCGCTTCACCATCTGGGGCCAGGTCTGGTCCACCAACGATGAAAGCCCAATCTCGGCGCGCCCATCGCGGGAGATTCGCGTGAAGGTGGGCGTGGATCCGCTAGGCGGCGACAACGGCCGGCCTAGCCCTCTCAACGGCCAGGTGATCTGGTCGCCCGAGCAAGAAGCCAAGGATGAATTCGTCGCATTCACCGTCGAAGTCGAGGCGCGGTCGCCCACCCTCATCCTCTACACCTACACGACGATGCGCGACAACGTGCGGCACAACGAAGTGTTCTGGGACGATGCAGTGCTCGAATACATCGCCCCACCGCCAACGGCGACGCCCGACGCGGCTGCCGCAACGGCTGCGCTTGCTGCCGCCGCGCCCGATGCCACGGCGACGCCGATGGCTACCGCCCAGCCCGCTGCGCCGGTCACCAACCCGCCCATCACCTATACCGTCAAAGCCGGCGATACGCTGCTCGGCATTGCGCTCGACCAAAATGTGCCGCTGGCCGAATTGCTGAAGAACAACCCCGGCGTCAGACCCGAGGCGCTGCAGATCGGCCAAGTGCTCATCATCAAGCCGGGGACGCCGGCCGAAGCGGCGGCCGGCGCGACGGCGTCACCGCCCGAGATGGCTGCCGACCAAGCGTCCGGCGAGGCGAGCGCATCGTCGCCGGCGGTATTGGCGACCCCGACGGTGGGTCAAGCCTGCGTCCAGGCATTCTTCGACGACGACGGCGACGGCAAGCGCGACGACCTCGAAGACCTGGTGCCCAACATTCAGTTCGTCCTCACCGTCGGCGGCAACGTCATCGGCGCCTACACCACCAACGGCGTGGACGAGCCGTACTGCTTCGAGAACTTGCCCAACCAGGCCTACACGGTCGCCGGCACGCCGCCGGACATCTACGTGCCGACGACGCCGCTCAACGATACGCTGCGGGTCAATGGCGCGCGATCCTATTTCTCACTCGGCCTACGCCGCATCAGCGACGGCTTCGAGGACATCAGCCCCACCCCGACGCCGCGGCCGTCGCCGGTCGCTCTGAACAGCAACCTCACCGTGGGCTTGCTTTCGCTAGGCGGCGGGGCGCTTCTACTGATCGGCGCGGTCGGCTTCATCGCCTCAACCATCCTGAGGCGCCGCCGGCTGTAAACGATCACGGATGCCACGCTTGCTTCCGCTCACCGCGCTGGCGCTGATCTGCGCCCTGGCATCGGCGAACCTGTGGCTCGGCCCGGGCATCATCAACACCCGCGCAGGCGGCGATAGCCCCTTCCTGCTCATCCGCACCTACGAACTGGCGGAGAACCTGCGCGCCGGCGTGTTGCCGGCGCGTTGGATGAGCCACTCCGCCTTCGGCCTGGGTTATCCCTTCTTCAACTTCTATGCCGCCCTGCCCTACTACCTCGCCGCCGGATTGAACGTGCTCGGCCTGGACCTGCTCTCGGCGATCAAACTGACGCAGACCCTGGGCATGTTCGCCGCCGCCGGCGCGATCGCGCTGCTCGCCAATGACCTGCAACACGGGAGCACGCAGCAAAAGTCGGCGGCTCGCATCCAGATGCAAGGCGCAGCTTACAACGCGCGTCATAGGCAAAGCCTCCCAATTGCCCCCTGGGGCGCGATGCTGACCGGCGCCGCCTACACCCTGACCCCCTTTCACCTGGCCAACGTCTACGTGCGCGGCGATTCACTCTCCGAGTTCTGGGCGTTCGTGTGGTATCCGCTGATCTTGTGGAGCGCCGGTCGGTTGATCCACCACACCTGTCACCATGCTGCCGGCAGCGCGGCGCTGCCGGCCTTCATCGGCCTCTCCCTGGCGTCGGCGGCGCTTATCGTCACACACAACGTATCGGCGTTGATCTTCGCGCCCTTCGCCGTTCTCTACGCGCTGGCGATGGCGACGCACTGCGCACGAGGGACGCCGAACGCCCTGGGCACATTCCTGCGAAGCACGGCATGGTTGACCGGCGCCGCTGTGTTCGCGCTGGCGATGAGCGCCTGGTTCTGGCTACCAGCGCTCGGAGAGGCAGCGAACGTGCAACTGGGCAACCAAACGACGGGCTACTTCTACTTTGCCAACCACTTCCGCGCCGAGAACCTGGTTCAACCGTCGCTCGCCTTCGATTACACCGTGGGAGAGAACCTGAATGTGTTCGCAATGGGGGCGATGCAGACCATCCAGATCGCCGCTGGCGGCCTCGTCTGGTGGTGGCATCACCGGCGCGCCGGCCGGCCACACTTCGCGCTCGCGCTCACCGGCGCGCTCTTTGCGCTCGCCACGTTCATGATCACACCTTTCTCGGCCTTCATCTGGGAGCGCGCCCCGCTGCTGCCGTTGGCGCAATTTCCCTGGCGGTTCCTATCCGTACAGGCCGCCTTCGGGGCGTTGCTCATCGGCGGCTGCGGTTTGCCGGCGATCGGGCGTCGGACAGCCCTCATCGCGTCGGTGTTGGCCGTCGCTGCCCTCGCTTGGGCATCCCTGGCCCACTTGCCCGGGGCACGCCTGAACGTGCGCGCCGAGGACGTGACCCCCCACACGATTCAGCTCTACGAGTGGTACACCGGCAACATCGGCACGACCATCCGCCATGAGTATCTGCCGGCGACGGCGCAACCCACCCCGCGCACCGGTCCGGGCATATTAGGCCTGCCGCGGGCAGCGCTGCTTGCCCAGGACGACGCCGCGCCGGATGCCGTGTCCTCGACGCCGGTGTTCACTTCGCCGGCGCGACAAGTCTGGCAGATCGCGGCGCGACAAGCGCTGACGATTGCCCTGCCCATCCTGCATTGGCCCGGCTGGCGCGCTTGGCTGGATGGTGCGCCGACGAACGCCTGGCCACACCCGGGTTCGGGCTGGCTGACCCTCGCCGTGCCGACCGGTGCGCATCGCGTCGAACTGCGCTGGGAAGGCACGGCGCTCACGCGCGCCGGTGAATGGGCGTCGCTGGGCGCAGTGATCGTCCTCATCGTTCTGCTTGGCGCGATCCTCGCGCGCGCTTCGCCTGTCACCCGACGCGCGGTGATGCGCATCGGGCTGGCGCTCGTGAGCAGCCTGATCGCGATTGCGGCGATCGCGCGGTCAGCCCCTGCGCCGGCCGAGCCACCGCCGATGCAAACGCTCGACTTCGACCACCGCCCGTTTCCTCACCGCGACCCGGTGCGATTCGTCGGCGGCGGCGAAACCTACGAATTGGTCGCCGCATCCATCGAGCCGCAGACGCTGCGCGCCGGCGATCCTTTTACCCTGACACTGCGCTGGCGCGACGACCGCGCGCCCGCGCAGATCACGGTCACGCAGGAGTTGCCGATGGGCGGCGAATTCGCCCGGCTCTTTCGGCACGCGCGCTTGCAGACGCCCGGCGACCCGCGCATCAGCCGACATATCGTCCTGACCGACGCGCTGCCCGGCCCGCTGTTGCTCAAGCTCTCGACAGCCAACTCCACCCACGCACCGCTCACGCCGCTGACCACGGAAGGGACGCCGCTACAAACCATGATTGCCGGCAAACCGGCGCCGTCCATCACGTTGCTCGGGCCGCGCATCGCGCATGCGGCGCGCCCTGGCGCCGCGCCCGCGCGGCTCAGCGTGAATTTCGACAACGGCATCGCACTGCGTGATGTGGATTGGTTCTTCGCCTCAGCGCAAGAGGTATGCTTCAGGCCGGTATGGCAGTGGGCGCGCTCGAATGTCAACCGGGCCGACGCGCTACAAGTCTCGCTGCGCGCCTTTGGCAGCGACGGCCGCTTGCTGGCCCAGGCCGACCATCAGCCGCAGGCCGGCCTCGCGCCGACGTGGTCGTGGCCCGATGACGCGCTCATCTACGACAGCCAGTGTGTGGCCGCCAACCATCGGCTGCAACCCCACGAGCCGTATACCCTACAGATCGTGTGGTACCGACTGGCCGATTTGCAAACCACCGGCGAAGCCACGTTGCGCGGCGTTGGCGGCCCCCGACTGGAAGATTTGAACATCCCGCATCCCTGAGGACGAATGATCCGCTTGCTGCTTATCTGGTGCGTCCTGCTGGCCGCGTGCGCGCCGCCGCCGGTGGTGAAGATCGCGCTGGTCGCACCGTTCGAGGGTCGCCTGCGCCGGGTGGGCTACGAGGCTTTCCCGGCGATGCGGCTAGCCATCCGCGAGCGCATCGCAGCGGGCAGCGCCGTTAGCGCGCGCGTCGCGTTCATCGCCTACAACGACGACGGCGACCCGGCCAACGCGGCGCGCGTCGCCCACAACGTGGCGCTCGATCCGGAGGTGGTGGGCGTGATCGGGCATCTCGTCCCTTCGACGACGCTGGCAGCGCTGCCGGTCTACACCCAGGCCGGCCTGCCGGTGCTCGCGCCGTCCGTGCCGGCGGACATGCTGCCGCGCGACCCGCTCGTTTTTCGGATGGGGCCGGCTGCGCCGAGCCGCGACCGCAAGATGACCCATACGCCATGCGCAGCTCTCGATCCGTCGTGGGCAGCCGCCGGCTGGCCGTTTGGCGAATGCGTGGTTGATGCGCCGCCGGTATCCGAGTGGCCCGGCGCGCAGCAGGCGCTCGCGGCGTTCACCGAGCTGTCGCTGGGGCCGCTGCCAGGGCCGCGTTCCATCGTCGCCTACGATGCGACGAACGTGCTGCTCGACGCCATCGCGTTGGACGCACAAGTGCGTGGCATGCCGACGCGCGCCGGCGTAGCCGACGCCCTGCGGCGCATCCGCCACAACGGTTTGCTCGGCCAGATCACCTTCGATCGCGACAACACCTGGGCCGACGCGCCGACGTGGGCGTATGGGCGGTCGCTTGGACACGGACGGCCACCCGCACGGGTAGGCGCAGACAACGCCAACGTCCACCCTTGAAGCCTCGCCCCGATACGCTTCATAGCGCGTCCGCACCCTGCGCAGTCTGTAGAATTAGCAGCCGTGTAGCGCCGAAGGCGCTTTTATCATGCGTGAAGTAGGC is a genomic window containing:
- the ycgQ gene encoding permease produces the protein MMNPRVEYLLRAIVLAASGLMFYAKISDGTLAFYINQRFAWLSLVAIIIYLALAMTMVYKAGLHRRFDRPLGELTEFDVIPLQAHNRRRLNTHRASWLALGLLVLPALLGFFTPARPLGASAIQSRGMGLTAPDRVGIVTQAQRAATGPKNILDWLREFSRTADLSAFEGKEADVIGFVYKDPRAKQDEFWVSRFAVSCCVADATALGLLVRTPKAEMLQVDSWVRVIGKFTMGEFAGERIPVIVAERVEPTQQPAQPYLYP
- a CDS encoding esterase, with translation MNLKIPDEVRQSQRAFSFVGGQHSDVGVLCLHGFTGSPAEMRPLGEYLAERGYTVEGPLLPKHGGMPHELKGATWRSWVACARDALNALADRCPHIFIAGLSMGGLIALHLAASECYRTTCNGHPSPLRGIIVMAAPMMLNDPRTRLVRFARYFVPYYYPLKGANFNDPNFRANLHRRLGLNSDELNLDDPRVQKQIVQSVRIPVGAIHELLELNRLVMRELPRVTTPALFIQGRKDHVIAPASAEVIASRVGSKDKRVVWCEKSGHALPLEPDAPEMFETIAAFISEHSAER